One stretch of Prunus persica cultivar Lovell chromosome G1, Prunus_persica_NCBIv2, whole genome shotgun sequence DNA includes these proteins:
- the LOC18788488 gene encoding protein root UVB sensitive 1, chloroplastic, with amino-acid sequence MRCACKSLFIQGSITPPLPPSYIRDRNSIAPPSSALKSNPVLLPSLSLKASQSHAHGLPWKRFNACTILLDNGGCDSGNKNGGGGGGGGWNNPFESSSWWWHDEGSSFSGSSGHHPFIFLSFFFCSVACCFCHLRLAYALASSEECEPVWEVRGGNWTKLIPDFVKDAFVVAQEVGFGTLSVGNLWLQCKHLLTRLMLPEGYPHCVTSDYLDYSLWRGVQGVASQISGVLATQALLYAVGLGKGAIPAAAAVNWVLKDGIGYLSKIMLSKYGRHFDVNPKGWRLFADLLENAAFGMEILTPAFPHLFLLIGAAAGAGRSAAALIQAATRSCFYAGFAAQRNFAEVIAKGEAQGMVSKSVGIMLGIALANHIGSSTFLGLASFSIVTWIHMFCNLKSYQSIQIRTLNPYRASLVFSEYLLSGQAPSVKEVNEEEPLFPAVPFLNLKPANQVQSTVLSSEAKDAAVEIEHRLQLGSKLSDLVNSKEDVLALLSLYKDEGYIFTEHKGRFCVVLKETSSLQDMLRALFHVNYLYWLEKNAGYEARGTSADCKPGGRLQISLEYVQREFNHVKNDGESMGWVTDGLIARPLPNRVRLGYVAVPDGLIP; translated from the exons ATGCGGTGCGCGTGCAAGTCCTTGTTCATCCAAGGAAGCATTACTCCACCTCTACCACCTAGTTACATCCGTGATAGAAATTCTATTGCGCCACCGTCATCTGCTCTAAAATCCAATCCAGTGTTGTTGCCTTCGCTTAGTCTCAAGGCCTCACAATCTCACGCTCATGGACTGCCTTGGAAACGGTTTAATGCATGTACTATCCTGCTGGACAATGGCGGCTGTGACTCTGGCAACAAAaacggcggcggcggcggagGTGGCGGCTGGAATAATCCATTTGAGTCATCCTCATGGTGGTGGCATGACGAAGGTAGTTCCTTTTCGGGTTCTTCTGGGCATCACCCGTTTATCTTCTtatccttcttcttctgctctgTGGCGTGTTGCTTCTGCCACCTCCGATTGGCTTATGCGCTGGCATCATCAGAGGAGTGTGAGCCTGTGTGGGAAGTGAGGGGAGGCAACTGGACCAAGCTTATTCCTGATTTTGTTAAGGATGCCTTTGTTGTTGCTCAGGAAGTTGGTTTTGGTACATTAAGTGTTGGGAATCTGTGGTTACAATGCAAACATCTGCTTACGCGATTGATGCTTCCAGAAGGCTATCCCCACTGCGTTACCAGTGATTACTTGGACTACTCTCTATGGAGAGGAGTTCAGGGGGTCGCCAGCCAAATTAGTGGTGTCCTTGCCACTCAG GCATTGCTTTACGCTGTTGGATTGGGGAAAGGGGCTATTCCGGCCGCTGCTGCTGTCAATTGGGTCCTTAAGGATGGAATTGGATACCTCAGCAAAATTATGCTCTCAAAATATGGAAGGCATTTTGATGTCAATCCAAAAGGGTGGAGGTTGTTTGCTGATCTTCTTGAAAATGCTGCCTTTGGAATGGAAATACTCACTCCTGCATTTccccatctttttcttttaattggtGCTGCTGCAGGTGCAGGGCGTTCAGCTGCTGCACTTATTCAG GCTGCTACCAGGAGTTGTTTCTATGCTGGTTTTGCTGCTCAAAGAAACTTTGCTGAG GTGATTGCTAAGGGTGAAGCTCAGGGAATGGTGAGCAAGTCTGTTGGTATCATGCTTGGTATAGCATTGGCCAACCACATAGGCTCTTCTACGTTTCTTGGCCTTGCTTCTTTTAGCATTGTCACTTGGATCCACATGTTCTGCAATCTGAAATCATATCAATCCATTCAAATAAGGACTTTAAATCCTTATCGTGCAA GCTTGGTTTTTAGCGAATATCTTCTTAGCGGCCAAGCACCTTCTGTCAAAGAGGTCAATGAGGAGGAACCGCTTTTTCCAGCTGTACCATTTCTTAACTTGAAGCCTGCAAACCAA GTACAATCAACAGTATTATCTTCGGAAGCGAAGGATGCTGCGGTTGAAATCGAGCATAGGCTGCAGTTGGGATCCAAGCTCAGTGATCTAGTCAACAGCAAGGAGGATGTGCTTGCACTGCTCAGTCTATATAAGGATGAAGGCTATATTTTTACTGAGCACAAGGGAAGATTCTGC GTAGTGCTTAAAGAAACATCTTCTCTACAAGACATGCTGAGAGCATTGTTCCATGTCAATTATCTGTATTGGTTGGAGAAAAATGCAGGATATGAAGCAAGAGGCACTTCCGCTGACTGCAAACCAGGAGGAAGGCTGCAAATATCTCTAGAATATGTGCAGAGGGAATTCAACCATGTCAAAAACGATGGAGAATCAATGGGTTGGGTTACAGATGGGCTTATTGCAAGACCTTTACCTAATAGAGTTCGTCTAGGTTATGTGGCCGTACCAGATGGGCTTATTCCATGA
- the LOC18788562 gene encoding uncharacterized protein LOC18788562 yields the protein MLALGSKFWMWNWLTIMASERLLILQPHNWASRRDHDMMLYYNRPGTSICMAFAPEEEAEVLEPFLEKLRLLRLEPSWKPLHHSSKFEVS from the exons ATGCTTGCACTTGGTTCTAAGTTCTGGATGTGGAATTG GCTGACCATCATGGCTTCGGAAAGATTGCTGATTTTGCAACCACATAATTGGGCTTCGAGGAGAGACCATGACATGATGTTATACTACAACAG GCCAGGGACTAGCATTTGCATGGCTTTTGCCCCAGAAGAGGAGGCAGAAGTTCTAGAACCATTTCTTGAGAAATTGCGTCTGCTGCGGCTTGAACCATCGTGGAAACCTTTACATCACTCAAGTAAATTTGAAGTCTCTTAG